Genomic segment of Oceanimonas sp. GK1:
CGAGATCCTTCATCAGGGTGCCGAGCATGCGCTCGGCCTCCTCCTGCAGGTGGGCCAGCCGCGCCAGGGGCGACACCGAGCCCAGCAGAATGCCGTCCACATGCAGGTTGAGGGTCAGCGGATAGAAATAGCACTGGCCGTCTTCGCCGCGCATGCCGACGATGGAGGCTTCCTCGTCAAAGTCGATGGCCTGCTCGGCAATGGCCTGGGTGTGCCAGTCATCGGGAATGGCATCCCGCCCCGGCTCCCGCAGCCAGTGCTGGCCGCGACCGTCGTAGCCGCCGGTGCGACGCTTGAGCAGCACCCGCTCGCCCAGAACCTGGTGCAGGCCCTCGGCGGTGGTGTCGGTTTCCACCAGGCGCCAGGGCGCGGTGGCCAGCCCCAGTTTGTCGATGAGCGACTTCTGGGTGTAGCGGTCGGCCAGCAGGGGAAAGGTGTTCAGGTTGACGAACGCCGGGTGCGCCGCCAGCTGGCGGGTGGCGGCGGTTTCAGGCCACTGCTCGCGCTCGGCGGTCACCTTTTCATGGGCCGCCAGCGGAAAGGTTTCTTCAGACTCGATGTCCACCGGACGCACATCCAGATCCAGCGGCATGCCCGCGTGTTTCAGCATTTGGCCCAGCTGGCCGGCACCCAGTACCCAGATACGGCTCATGCGTCCTCCCTCGGGTCGGGGCTGCCCAGCACGGTATCGGTTTGATCCTTGCGGAAGGTTTCCAACCGCTCGGCCAGCTCGGCGTCGTGGTTGGCCAGCATCTGGCAGGCCAGCAGGCCGGCGTTGAAGGCACCGGCGGTGCCGATGGCCAGGGTGCCCACGGCCACGCCCTTGGGCATCTGCACGATGGACAGCAGGCTGTCGAGGCCGCTCAGGGCCTTGCTCTGTACCGGTACGCCCAGCACCGGCAGGCGGGTTTTGGCCGCTACCATGCCCGGCAGGTGGGCGGCGCCGCCGGCACCGGCGATGATCACCTGGTAACCGCGCTCCACCGCCTTTTCACCGAATTCCATCAGCTTGTCGGGGGTACGGTGCGCCGACACCACTTCCACGGTATAGGACACCTGCAGCTGGTCCATGATCTCTGCAGCACCCTGCATGGTGGGCCAGTCGCTTTTCGAGCCCATGATGACGGCAACTTTTGCTTGCATGACTACTCCTGTTCAACAACGTTCAGCATTTATCTGGTGGATCCGGGGGAGCGCGGATTATACCGAAACCACGGTTTTGCGGCCAGTGAAAGGGTGGACATTACCTGACTCAATCGTTAAGGTATTGGCCGTTCAATGCTGGTCTAACCAATTCAAGGAGGTGTACGCCTTATGATGGGCGCCATAGAAGCTTTCCCCTGACGCACAGCTTTGTGCCGTCGACCGCACCATACCAGGCTAACGCCAACGTCTTTAAGAAGCGCATCGCTTCACCGCAACACACATTCTCGCTGTTTGCCACACCCTGAACGGGGTTTACACGTCCGTTGCCGTCAGCCAGGTCGTCCAATTCGTGCCCTGCATGTCGCCTGTTGGCGCCACTGCGGGTGCGTGTCTGTGTTTTTCGCAAGACAGGGAGATGAACTTGGAACTCTATCAATTTTCCAGCACGACCGTGCTGTTACTGCTGGCCGCCTTTTACGGCGGCACTTACCTCATCACCACCTTTATCAAGAAGGGGCAGGAAGACACCGACGCCTTCATGGTGTCCAACCACAGCGTCGGTTTTGGCATGGGGGCGGCCAGCATGACCGCCACCTGGATCTGGGCTGCTTCCTTCTACGCCGCCGCCACCTCCGGCTATACCTATGGCGTGTCGGGGCCGCTGCACTACGGCCTGTGGGGTGCCCTGATGATACTGTTCATCTATCCCTTTGGCCGTCGGTTTCGCGCCCTGGCCCCCAACGCCCACACCCTGGGGGAAGTCATTCACGCCCGGCACGGCTCCTCCAGCCAGCTCATTCTGGCGTTTTCCAACCTGCTGGGCAGCATCATCAGCCTGATGGTGAACTTCACCGCCGCCGGTGCCCTGGTGTCGGTGCTGTCGCCGCTGTCGTTTCAGACCGGGGTGATCATCGCCGGGGTCGGTGTGCTCAGCTACACCCTGTGGTCGGGTTTTCGTGCTTCCGTGCTCACCGACTTTGCCCAGCTGATTGCGCTGATGGCCATTGCGGTGGTGATCATTCCCGCCGTGCTGTTCGCCATGGGGGGGCCGGCCGAGGTGATGAACGGCTTTGACCAGCTCACCGCCGAGCAGGCCAACCTGTTCTCGACCGAGGCCATTCTGCACCAGGGCGCCCCCTACTTTGTGGCAGTGCTGGCCTATGCCATCGGTAACCAGACCATTTCCCAGCGCCTCTTTGCGGTGAACGAAAAGCACATCAAGCCCACCTTCCTGACCGCCACGCTTGGGTACGGCGCCATTGTCATTGGTCTGGGCATGATTGGCCTGATGGCCCTGACCAACGGCGTTGAGCCCCTCAACGGTGACATGAACAACCTGATCCCGCAGATGGTGTCCAGCTACCTGCCGCCGGTGTTCATCGGCCTGTTCTTTATTCTGGTGATCGGCTCGCTGTCCTCCACCGCCGACTCGGATCTGTCGGCCCTCTCCGCTATCGTGATGGCCGACGTGTACGGCAAGAACATCGCCAGGGGCAAGGCCGACCCCAAACGCATGCTGTTTATCGGCCGGCTGACCATGATAGTGGCCACCATGCTGGGCATTGTGTTCGCCAGCTTCTCCCTCGACATTCTGGTGATGCTGGTATTTGTGGGCGCACTGTGGGGGGCCATTGTATTTCCGGTGATCGCCAGCTGCTTCTGGAGCCGGGTGACCAACCGCGCCTTTACCACCTCGGTGCTGGCGGCGCTGGTGCTGTTCTGCGTGGCCCGCTTTGAGCTGCTGGAAATGACCGGTGCCGTTGCCCTGCTGTTTGAGCTGCTGGCCAGTATTGGCGGCGGCGTGGTGATTGGCCTGATGGCGTTCGGCTTTCTCGGCCAGCGCATCGGCTTTGCCGCCGGCATTGTCGCCGGTCTGGCGCTGATGGTGTTTGCCACCGGTTTCCTGCGGGAATACACAGTGCTGCTGTCTTCCCTGGTGGCTTATGGCGTCAGCACCCTGGTGTGCGTGGTGATGAGCCTGATGGAAAAACAGCAATTCGACTTTGATCTGATCAAACAGCGCGTGGGCAACTACGACGACCGCTTTGACGCGCCTGCGGCTACCGCAGCCATCAAATCCACCCACCTTGCCAAGGAGTCCTGAGATGAACGAACTGACCCTGGGGGCCTACATTCTGATCTGGCCCGCCCTCACCCTCTGGGTATTGATCAAGATTTGCCGCGGCGTGTGGAAAGACATCGTCGCTGCAAAAAAAGAAAACCGCGAGCTGGTGTAAGCCACAGCGGACAGCAAAAAGCGGACCTCAAGGGGTCCGCTTCTTTGGTTATGGCAAGCTACAGGTAGACCAAGTAAAGAAAACGACTTCGCCTGTATACTTCATTGTTGTTCATTTACTGGCGCCGTCTCACCAGCCGGCAAAGCAGATTTATCCTGCTCAGCAAGCGCGCCCTCGCAACAAGCCTCCAGCACAGCCAGCGATAAACCGGGATCACTCAAGGCCTTCGCAACCGCTACCCCACCCACCATCATGACCATGGTTCTTAACGTCGACGCGTCCAGAGACTGATGAGGACTTCCGGCTACTTTTGTTGCCAACCCCTTGAAAATACGTGTGTAACTTTCTCGAACCAGCGGGTCCTGCTGACCAATATCAGACACCAGAAATGCCAGTGGGCATCCGCCCTGATCCTGACTAAGGTGTTTTGAACTCAGGTAACTACGAATTAAACCATCCACACCGGAAGGGTGCTCTTCGCCCATCTGCCGAGCACGGAAGACTAAAGCCTCGGCATAGAGCTCCCGTTTGGAGTTGAAATGAGCATAAAAGGCACCACGGGTGAGACCCGCATGCTCCATCACTTGATCAATACTGGCACCGGAAAATCCCTTTTCAGTAAAAAGCCGGCCGGCGCTATACAGAATACGGTCACGTGTTTCAGCACGATGTTTGCTGGGCCAAGACATGATGCTCTCCTCTGGCTAACAGACAACACTCTGCCATGCTTTCGAAATATGTTCTTTAACATATTTCACACTAGGCACAGACTGGCCTCGACTTGTAAACGAAGGAGAGTGTTATGAAACAGGATGTCTATATTTTCGGCCCTGCCTTCAGCAGCTTTGTTCGCTCGGTCATGCTGTGTTGCGAAGAAAAAGGCATTGCCTACCGCCATGGCATGTCCCCCAAGTGCCAGAACATTAGGTTCAAAAGTCCCGAACACCTGGCTATGCACCCCTATGGCAAGGTCCCAGCGCTGCTGCACAATGACAAGGTTCTGTTTGAGACCAGCACTATCTGTCGTTATCTCGATGCCTGCTTTGAAGGACCGGCCCTGCAACCCAACGGTATTCTGGAACGGGCACAGGTAGATGAACGCTGCGCCGAAATCTCCATTTACATTGACCAGGCACTTATCAGGGACTTGGTGCTGGAATTCGCCTTTCCCAAGGGTCCTGAGGGCCAAGTAAGAGAAGAGCGGGTAGAGCAAACACTGCCGGCGGCACGTTCAGCCCTGCGAAGGCTCACTACCCTGCTCGATGAACACCCTTTTATTTGTGGCCAAAACTACACCATCGCGGATGCCCTGCTGACACCCATTCTGGACTATGTGGAGCGACTTCCCATTGGAAAAGAGCTTGTCGGAACGGGACGCTTGCAAGGTTACTTAAATGAAATGCGGGCCCGGCCTTCTGGTTTAAAAGTGCTAAACATCAGCTAAGCCACTCTGGTTAAAACGCCCCTACGTACGTTACGCAGGGTGCATGGCTCAAGCCGCCAGCCAGCGGGCGTAGAGGGGAATACCCACCAGCACGTTAAAGGGAAAAGTCACCGCCAGCGAGGCCAGCATCGCCAGGCCAATATCGGCCTTTTCAATAGAAGCGCCGATGGCCGCCGGCGCGGCGATGTAGGATGCACTGGCCACCAGCGCCACCAGAATAAGCGCACTGCCCGCCGGCAGGCTGAGCGCCGTGGCAGCCAGCGCGCCGAGGCTCGCCAATGCCAGCGGGGCCACCAGGGCAAACAGCATCACCGGCCAGCGCTTCCAGGGCACCGGAGTCAGTGCCTTGGCCGCACACAGGCCCATTTCCAGCAAAAACAGCGCCAGCAACGCCTTGAAGGCATGAATAAACAGCTCGCTCACCGGCGCCGCCCGCTCGGGGCCGTAGAAATAACCGATGAGCACGCCACCGGTCAGCAGTATCACGCCCCGGCTGGTCAGTGCCTCGTGCCACACGCTGCCATGGCTGGTGGCACCGCGCTGGCCCGACAGGCGTTTATAAAGGGAAATGGCCACTATGATGGCCGGCAGCTCCAGCAGCACCAGGTAGAGGGTAGTTTCCGGCGCAATTTCCAGCTGCAGGGTCTGGGCATAGGCCAGCGCCACCGCAAAGGTGCCGGCACTCACCGAGCCGTAGTGGGCGGCCAGGCTGGCGCTGTTGGCCTGATCCAGGCGCAGCAGCCGGCGCGCCAGGGGGTAGCACAGCAGCGGGATCAATACCCCCAGTGAGGCCACCGCCAGCAGCTCCGGCACCAGCTGCCAGTGCAGGTTGCCATGCAAAGCTAGGCCCCCTTTAAAGCCGATGGTGAGCATCAGCAGAATACCAAGGGTGTCATAAGCCGCCTTGGGCACCTGCAGATCCGAGCGGGCCAGCCCCGCCACTACCCCCAGCGCAAAAAACGCCACCACGATATCCGGCATGATTATTCCTCTTTGTTTCGTTGACCTTACGCCCAGCCGAACCCGCGGCAGGGCGCAAGGCCTGCCGGCAGGAAAGCAACCGGGCGGTGTACGGAATCTGTTCCGGCCGAAGCCGTCTTTGACCAGTGGCGACATTGTGCGTCGAGGGCGTTATAGTTACCAATAAATGTTAATTAAGACAGATATAGATAATCATCCATGAACGTGCGTCATCTGACCTTTCGCCTGTTGCAGGTGTACGTGGCCGTGGTCCGGCTGGGCTCGGTATCCAAGGCCGCGGCCCAGCTGCATCTGACCCAGCCCACGGTATCCCAGCAGCTCAAGCGCCTGGCCGAGGCCGTGGGCGAGCCGCTGCTCGATAACCAGATGAAACCCACCTTTATCGGTACCGAGCTCTATCACGCCGCCCTCGACGCCCTGTCCCGCCTTGACGACTTCGGCGGTTTTTTGCAGGACGCCCGTCAGGGCACCCGGGGCAGCTTCAGCATCGGGGTGGTGACCACCGCCAAATACATACTGCCCCGGCTGCTGGGCCCCTTTAACCGGCAATACCCCGGGGTGGAAGTGTCCATCAGCGTCGGCAACCGGGGCTATATTCTGGAACGTCACCGCCACCAGCAGGACGATGTCTATCTGTTCAGCCATCCGCCAAGCGGCGAGCACACCCTGAGTGGCCGCTTTATTCACAATCCCCTGGTGCTGATCACGCCCCCGGATCACTGGGCGCTCAAACAACCGCCGGTCAGTTTTGCCGACCTGCTCAACGAACGCTTTCTGTTACGGGAGCCGGGCAGCGCCACCCGGCTGGTATTTGAGGAATGGCTGCGCAGCCGCAACCTGCAGCTGAAGCGGGTGATGCAGATAGAAAGCAACGAGGTTATTCGCATGAGCGTGGAGCAGGGACTGGGGCTGGCGGTGCTCTCGGAGCACACTCTGGCGGAAGGTCAGCAGCGTCTGGGCCGCCCGGCCCTGGCCGAATTCCCGCTGGGCAGTTACTGGTATCTGGTGTGCCACGGCGACCGCCGATTGCCCTACCCGGCCGCCAACTTCGTGCACTTTGTCAACGACCACCTCGCCCGCTGCGTGGATGAGCGCTACATTCACAACGATCTGGCCGCCCTGCTGGGGCATATCGGCGATGGCACTCCGACCCCATCGCCCTGAACATGACGGCCGGCCTCACTTGGCTGTCGCAAACCGCAGTCATGTGAATTTCAGGTAAAAACTTAACTCCGGGCTGGCCACCAGCGCAATACCACCAGCCCCGCCAGTGCCGAACACACAGAGGCAAGAAAAATCCCCAGCTTGGCGCCATCGATCAGGCTCTGATCGAACGCCATGTCGGCGATGAACAATGCCATGGTAAAGCCAATGCCGGCGAGCAGGCCACCACCGGCCAGCAAAGGCCAGCTGAGTCCGGGTGGCAAAACTGCAATATGCAGCCGCAACGCCAGCCAGCTGAACAGCAAAATACCCACCGGCTTGCCGAGCACAAACCCCATAAACACTGCCAACGTGACCGGGCCTCCCAGCTGGTTGAAAGACAGCGTCAACCCGGCATTGGCAAGGGCAAACAGGGGCATAATGACGAACCCTACCCAAGGATGCAGTGCCATTTCCAGCCGTTCTACCGGCGACAGGGTCTCTCGGGCCGCCATTTCTGCCATTTTCAGGGTCTCCCTGCCCTTGGTATGTCCGCCGCTGCCTTCGCTGCCAGAGGGGTGCGCCACCACCTGACTCAGAATCGCGTACAAACGCGTATCACTGACCCACCGGCGCGCGGGCGTCATCAGGCCGAGGATAACCCCGGTGATGGTGGCGTGTACGCCGGAAGCATCGATCATGAGCCAGATCAGCCCACCCATCAGAA
This window contains:
- a CDS encoding LysR family transcriptional regulator, giving the protein MNVRHLTFRLLQVYVAVVRLGSVSKAAAQLHLTQPTVSQQLKRLAEAVGEPLLDNQMKPTFIGTELYHAALDALSRLDDFGGFLQDARQGTRGSFSIGVVTTAKYILPRLLGPFNRQYPGVEVSISVGNRGYILERHRHQQDDVYLFSHPPSGEHTLSGRFIHNPLVLITPPDHWALKQPPVSFADLLNERFLLREPGSATRLVFEEWLRSRNLQLKRVMQIESNEVIRMSVEQGLGLAVLSEHTLAEGQQRLGRPALAEFPLGSYWYLVCHGDRRLPYPAANFVHFVNDHLARCVDERYIHNDLAALLGHIGDGTPTPSP
- a CDS encoding sodium-dependent bicarbonate transport family permease, whose product is MPDIVVAFFALGVVAGLARSDLQVPKAAYDTLGILLMLTIGFKGGLALHGNLHWQLVPELLAVASLGVLIPLLCYPLARRLLRLDQANSASLAAHYGSVSAGTFAVALAYAQTLQLEIAPETTLYLVLLELPAIIVAISLYKRLSGQRGATSHGSVWHEALTSRGVILLTGGVLIGYFYGPERAAPVSELFIHAFKALLALFLLEMGLCAAKALTPVPWKRWPVMLFALVAPLALASLGALAATALSLPAGSALILVALVASASYIAAPAAIGASIEKADIGLAMLASLAVTFPFNVLVGIPLYARWLAA
- the purE gene encoding 5-(carboxyamino)imidazole ribonucleotide mutase; translated protein: MQAKVAVIMGSKSDWPTMQGAAEIMDQLQVSYTVEVVSAHRTPDKLMEFGEKAVERGYQVIIAGAGGAAHLPGMVAAKTRLPVLGVPVQSKALSGLDSLLSIVQMPKGVAVGTLAIGTAGAFNAGLLACQMLANHDAELAERLETFRKDQTDTVLGSPDPREDA
- a CDS encoding glutathione S-transferase family protein, with amino-acid sequence MKQDVYIFGPAFSSFVRSVMLCCEEKGIAYRHGMSPKCQNIRFKSPEHLAMHPYGKVPALLHNDKVLFETSTICRYLDACFEGPALQPNGILERAQVDERCAEISIYIDQALIRDLVLEFAFPKGPEGQVREERVEQTLPAARSALRRLTTLLDEHPFICGQNYTIADALLTPILDYVERLPIGKELVGTGRLQGYLNEMRARPSGLKVLNIS
- a CDS encoding sodium:solute symporter family protein, producing the protein MNLELYQFSSTTVLLLLAAFYGGTYLITTFIKKGQEDTDAFMVSNHSVGFGMGAASMTATWIWAASFYAAATSGYTYGVSGPLHYGLWGALMILFIYPFGRRFRALAPNAHTLGEVIHARHGSSSQLILAFSNLLGSIISLMVNFTAAGALVSVLSPLSFQTGVIIAGVGVLSYTLWSGFRASVLTDFAQLIALMAIAVVIIPAVLFAMGGPAEVMNGFDQLTAEQANLFSTEAILHQGAPYFVAVLAYAIGNQTISQRLFAVNEKHIKPTFLTATLGYGAIVIGLGMIGLMALTNGVEPLNGDMNNLIPQMVSSYLPPVFIGLFFILVIGSLSSTADSDLSALSAIVMADVYGKNIARGKADPKRMLFIGRLTMIVATMLGIVFASFSLDILVMLVFVGALWGAIVFPVIASCFWSRVTNRAFTTSVLAALVLFCVARFELLEMTGAVALLFELLASIGGGVVIGLMAFGFLGQRIGFAAGIVAGLALMVFATGFLREYTVLLSSLVAYGVSTLVCVVMSLMEKQQFDFDLIKQRVGNYDDRFDAPAATAAIKSTHLAKES
- a CDS encoding putative transporter small subunit, with amino-acid sequence MNELTLGAYILIWPALTLWVLIKICRGVWKDIVAAKKENRELV
- the purK gene encoding 5-(carboxyamino)imidazole ribonucleotide synthase, whose product is MSRIWVLGAGQLGQMLKHAGMPLDLDVRPVDIESEETFPLAAHEKVTAEREQWPETAATRQLAAHPAFVNLNTFPLLADRYTQKSLIDKLGLATAPWRLVETDTTAEGLHQVLGERVLLKRRTGGYDGRGQHWLREPGRDAIPDDWHTQAIAEQAIDFDEEASIVGMRGEDGQCYFYPLTLNLHVDGILLGSVSPLARLAHLQEEAERMLGTLMKDLDYVGVMAMECFRVGDHLLINELAPRVHNSGHWTQAGASVSQFEAHLRAVAGLPLVAPTVKNTSVMVNLVGTERNDAWLSVSGAELYWYGKEVRPGRKVGHINFCLDNPADTQAALDKLEPMLPARYGIVLDWLRSQLI
- a CDS encoding TetR/AcrR family transcriptional regulator, producing MSWPSKHRAETRDRILYSAGRLFTEKGFSGASIDQVMEHAGLTRGAFYAHFNSKRELYAEALVFRARQMGEEHPSGVDGLIRSYLSSKHLSQDQGGCPLAFLVSDIGQQDPLVRESYTRIFKGLATKVAGSPHQSLDASTLRTMVMMVGGVAVAKALSDPGLSLAVLEACCEGALAEQDKSALPAGETAPVNEQQ